The stretch of DNA GCCCCGACAGTCACACAGCCCTGATCCGGGTGTCCGACGCCGGCGTCACCGACACCATTCGCGCAGCGACTCCGACAGCTGACGGACCCCGCCCAGCTGTTCGGCCACACGGATACCGGCCGTACCGCCGCGAGCGTTACGCGAGGCGATCGAGCCCTCGACGGTGAGCACCTCCCGCACGTCCGGAGTGAGAGCCGGATCGACCCCGGCGAGTTCCTCGTCGGTGAGATCCTCGAGTCCGGCACCCCGCGCCTCGGCGACGCGGACGCAGGCCCCCGCGGCCTCGTGCGCGACGCGGAACGGGACGCCCTGGCGGACGAGCCACTCGGCGATGTCGGTGGCCAGCGTGAAACCCGCCGGAGCCAGTTCCGCCATTCGATCCGTGTGGAATTCGAGAGTGGCGACCAGTCCGGTGATCGCAGGCAGAAGCAACTCGAGCTGCGCCACCGAATCGAAGACCGGCTCCTTGTCCTCCTGCAGATCCCGGTTGTACGCGAGCGGCTGCGCCTTCAGGGTCGCCAGCAGTCCGGTCAGATTGCCGATCAACCGGCCCGACTTGCCGCGGGTCAGCTCGGACACGTCCGGGTTCTTCTTCTGCGGCATGATCGACGAGCCCGTCGACCAGGCGTCGGCGAGTGTGATGTAGCCGAATTCCGGAGTGCTCCACAGGATGACCTCCTCGGCCATCCGCGACAGGTCGACGCCGATCATCGCGAGCACGAACGCAGCCTCGGCCGCGAAATCCCGCGACGAGGTGGCGTCGATCGAGTTCTCCGCGGACGAATCGAACGCGAGTTCCGCGGCGATCGCCTCCGGATCGAGTCCGAGTGACGATCCGGCCAGCGCCCCGGAACCGTACGGCGACACGGCCGCCCGCACGTCGAAGTCCCGCAGCCGCTGAACGTCGCGGAGCAACGGATGCGTGTGTGCCAGCAAATGGTGGGCGAGCAGAACCGGCTGCGCGGCCTGCAGGTGAGTCTTGCCCGGCATCACCGCGGACGGGTGCGCGGCGGCCTGCGTCGCGAGGGCGTCGACGATGTCGAGGACCCCCTCGGCGACGCGGCGGACCGCGTCCCGCAGCCACATCCGGAACAGCGTCGCCACCTGATCGTTGCGCGAACGCCCGGCGCGCAGGCGACCCCCGACGTCGGGACCGACCCGATCGATGAGCCCACGCTCGAGGGCCCCGTGCACGTCCTCGTCGGATTCGCTCGGGATGAAGTCGCCGCTCGCGACGTCGGCCGCGAGCCTGCCGAGACCGTCGAGCATCGTCGCCAGGTCTTCGTCACCGAGCAGGCCGGCCTTGTGCAGCACCCGGGCGTGCGCCTGGGATGCGCGCACGTCGTACGGGGCCAGCACCCAGTCGAAATGGGTGGACTTGCTCAGCGCCGCCATGGCGGCGGCCGGTCCGGACTCGAACCGTCCGCCCCACAGCGCTCCTTCGTTGGTGCCGTGAGCACTCATACCTAGAGGCCCAGGTCGCGCTTCGCCGCGACCTTCGACGACAGTCCGTGAATCTGCACGAACCCCTTGGCGTAGGACTGGTCGAACGTGTCGCCCTCGTCGTAGGTGGCCAGGTTGAAGTCGTACAGCGACTCGTTGCTGCGGCGGCCGTTGACGATGATCGCCCCACCGTGCAGCACCAGCCGGATGTCGCCGGAGACGCGTTCCTGCGTCTTCTCGATGAACGTGTCCAGCGCGACCTTCAGCGGGGAGAACCACAGGCCGTCGTACACCAGCTCGCTCCAGCGCTGCTCGGTCTGACGCTTGTACCGACCGAGCTCGCGTTCCTGCGTGACGTGCTCGAGTTCCTGGTGCGCGTTGATGAGCACCATGGCGCCGGGCGCCTCGTAGATCTCCCGGCTCTTGATGCCGACGAGACGGTCCTCGACGACGTCGAGGCGGCCGACACCCTGAGCGCCTGCACGGCGGTTGAGCTCCTGGATCGCTTCGAGGACGCTGACCGGCTTGCCGTCGATCGCGACGGGGCGTCCGGCCTCGAAGCTGATGATCAGCTCGTCCGGGGCCTGCCAGTTGACGGTCGGATCCTGCGTGTAGTCGTAGACGTCCTTGGTCGGCGCGTTCCACAGGTCCTCGAGGAACCCGGTCTCGACGGCGCGGCCCCAGACGTTCTGGTCGATCGAGAACGGCGACTTCTTGGAGACGTTGATCGGGATCTCGTTCTCCTCGGCGAATGCGATCGCCTTCTCCCGGGTCCACGCGTAGTCGCGGACCGGTGCGATCACGTCGAGGTCGGGAGCGAGCGATCCGAAGCCCACCTCGAACCGGACCTGGTCGTTGCCCTTGCCGGTGCAGCCGTGCGCGACCGTGGTGCCGCCGTGGGCACGTGCGGCCTCGACGAGGTGCTTGACGATCAGCGGGCGGCTGATGGCCGACACGAGCGGGTAGCGGTCCATGTACAGGGCGTTGGCCTGGATGGTCGGCAGGCAGTATTCGTCGGCGAATTCGTCGCGCGCGTCCACCACGACCGATTCGACCGCACCGCAGTCGAGTGCACGCTGGCGCACGACCTCCATGTCCTCGCCGCCCTGGCCGAGATCGATGGCGACAGCAACAACTTCCTTGCCGGTCTCCTTGCCGATCCAGCTGATGGCGACTGAGGTGTCCAGCCCGCCCGAGTAGGCGAGTACGACGCGATCGGCCATGGTCCTTGTGCTCCTTAGGTTGAAGATCTGTAGAGATGATTCAGTTGTCAGGCGAGGGATTCGATCTTGGCCGCGAGTTCCGCCCCGCTCAGCGGCTCACGTGCCACCACGAGAATGGTGTCATCCCCCGCGATGGTTCCCACGACGTCAGGTAATGATGCCCGATCGAGTGCACTCGCCAGATAGTGCGCTGCCCCCGGGGGGGTTCTCAGCACCGCCATGTTGCCACTGGCATCGGTCGACACCAGTAGCTCCCCCAGCAACCGCGACAGCCGGTCGGTTCCGCCGGACACGCCGCGGACGGGATTTCCGTCCTCGGGCACCACGTACACCCCGGCGCCGCCGTCCGCGGCGCGGAGTTTCACGGCGCCGAGTTCTTCGAGGTCGCGCGACAGCGTCGCCTGGGTGGCGTCGATGCCTTCGGCCGCGAGCAGCGCCGCGAGTTCGGTCTGGCTGCGGACCGGGTTGTTCGACAGGATCGCGACGATCCGCGCCTGCCGGCCCGCCCGGGTCGGTGCCGTCGCCGCGTTCGCTGTGCGCTGCGGCGGTGCCGCACCTGTGCGCTGCGGCGGTGCCGCATTCACGGACGGTTCCCGGTTCGTTGCGCGAGCAGCCACACCAACAGTGCCTTCTGCGCGTGGAGGCGGTTCTCCGCCTCGTCCCAGACGACGCTCTGCGGTCCGTCGAGGACCTCGTCGGTGATCTCCTCGCCGCGGTGGGCGGGCAGGCAGTGCAGGACCACCGCATCTGCGGCCGCCTTCGCGAGCAGCGCCTCGTTGATCTGGAACGGGCGGAACGGCCCGACCCGGTCCAGTCCGTCGTTCTCCTGACCCATGGACGTCCAGGTGTCTGTGACGAGTGCGTCCGCTCCGACGACCGCGGCCTGCGGATCCTCGGTGAGGGTGATGGTCGCGCCGGTGTCGGCGGCCCGCGCGCGGGCTGCCTCGACCACCCAGGGCAGGGGTGCGAATCCCTCGGGGCTGGCGATGGTGACGTCGACGCCTGCCGTGACACCGCCCAGCATCAGCGAGTGCGCCATGTTGTTGGCGCCGTCGCCGAGGTAGGTGAGCTTCAGACCTTTCAGTGAGCCCTTCCGCTCCGCGAGGGTCTGGAGGTCGGCCAGAACCTGGCACGGGTGGAACTCGTCGGACAGCGCGTTGACGATCGGGACGTCGGCGCCCGACGCCATCGCCTCGAGCCGCTTCTGCCCGAACGTCCGCCACACCACGGCGTCGACGTACCGCGACAGAACGCGGCCGGTGTCCTGCAACGTTTCCTCGCGGCCGAGCTGGGTGCTGCGCCCGTCGACGACGATCGCGTGACCGCCGAGCTGCGCGATGCCCATCTCGAACGAGAACCGGGTGCGCGTCGAGTTCTTCTCGAAGATCACGCCGACTCCGCGGGGCCCCTCGAGCGGACGTTCGGCGAACGGGGCCTTCTTCAGCCTGGCAGCGAGCTCGAGGACCTCCGCCTGCTGTTCGGGGGTGAGGTCGTCGTCCCGGAGAAAGTGTTTCACCACAGTCGTCACTGCTTTCCCGGCTGAGCGGCCGATTGCGCGTTGTCGAGGATCGCAGGCAGCGCCGCGACGAAACCTTCGGCCTGTTCGTCCGTGAGGACGAGGGGCGGAGCGAGCCGGACGACGCCCGGCTGGGCGGCGTTGATCAGGTACCCGGCCTCGCGGGCGGAGTTCTCGACCGCGGGTGCCACGTCCTGGGTGAGGACGATGCCGAGCAACAGTCCGGCGCCGCGGACGTGGTCGATCAACGGGTGACCGAGACCTTCGATACCGGCCGACAGCGCCTTGCCGAGCGTGTCGGCGCGGGAGATCAGGTCGTCTTCGGCGATGGTCCGCAGCACGGCGAGCGCGGCGGACGCGCAGACGGGGTTCCCGCCGAAAGTCGTGCCGTGCTTGCCCGGCCCGAACAGGTCCGCGGCTGCGCCGGTGGCGACGCATGCGCCGATCGGCATCCCGCCACCGAGACCCTTCGCGAGAGTCATGACGTCGGGCACGATCCCGACCGCCTGGTGTGCGTAGAACCATCCGGTGCGGCCGATCCCGGTCTGCACTTCGTCGAGCACGAGCAGGGCGCCGCGATCGGCGGTGATCTGCCGCGCGCCTGCGAGGTATCCCTCGGGCGGCACGACGACCCCGCCTTCGCCCATCATCGGCTCCAGGAACACGGCTGCGGTGTCGGCGTCGACGGCGCGGTCGAGTGCGTCGAGGTCGCCGTACGGCACGTGCACGACACCCGGAGGCATCGGCTCGAACGGCGCACGCTTGGCGGCCTGCCCGGTGAGCGCGAGAGCGCCCATCGTCCGGCCGTGGAACGAGTTCTCCGCCGCGATGATCTTCGAGCGGCCGGTCGCCCGCGCGAGCTTGAACGCCGCCTCGTTGGCTTCCGTGCCGGAATTGCAGAAGAAGACCCGTCCGGGGGCACCCAGGTGGGAGAGCAGCTTCTCGGCCAGTTCGATGGCCGGTTCGCTGGCGTACAGGTTCGACACGTGACCGAGGGTCGACAACTGCGCCGTGACGGCCTCGATGAGCGCGGGATGTGCGTGCCCGAGGATGTTGACGGCGATGCCGGCGAGGAAGTCGACGTATTCCTTGCCGTCGGCATCGGTGAGCACCGCGCCCTGACCGCGTGTGAGAGCCACCCGGGGGACGCCGTACGTGTTCATCAGGGCGCCGGACCAGCGCTGCTGGAGTTCCGGGGTTCCGGTCATGGGGCAACTCCCTCGGTAGGTGAAGTCGGGGCGGGCGTGACCATCGTGCCGATGCCCTCGCCGGTGAACAGTTCGAGCAGAACGGAATGCGCGAGGCGGCCGTCGATGACGTGCGCGGTGGGTACCCCGCCGCGGACCGCGCGCAGGCAGGCCTCCATCTTGGGCACCATGCCGGCATCGAGACTCGGCAGCAGTTGCGCGAGCGCGTCGACGTCGATCTCGGTGGCCAGCGAATCGCGGTCCGGCCAGTTCGTGTACAGCCCTTCGACATCCGTGAGGACCACGAGCTTCTCGGCACCGATGGCCTCGGCGAGCGCCGCGGCGGCGGTGTCCGCGTTGATGTTGTGCACCACACCGTCCGAGTCGGGGGCGATGGTGGACACCACGGGAATTCGGCCCGCGCGGATGAGGTCGAGAACGGCCTCCGGGTTCACGGTCGTGACGTCGCCGACGAGTCCGATGTCCGTCGGCGTGCCCTCGACCATCACGGTGCGCTTGGTGGCGGTGAACAGGTGTGCATCCTCACCGGAGATCCCGACGGCGTACGGCCCGTGGGCGTTGATCAGCCCGACGAGTTCGCGGCCGACCTGACCGAACAGCACCATCCGGACGACGTCCATCACCTCGGGGGTGGTGACGCGGAATCCGCCCTTGAATTCACCTGTCATGCCGAGCTTTCCGAGCATGGCGTTGATCTGGGGACCGCCGCCGTGCACGACGACCGGCTGAATTCCGACGGTCCGCAGGAACGCCATGTCGGCAGCGAACGCCGTCTTCAGCGCGTCGTCGACCATGGCGTTGCCGCCGTACTTCACGACGACGACCTTGTCGCGGAACTGCTGCAGCCACGGCAGTGCCTCCGCCAGGACATGAGCCTTCTGGTGATCGGTGATGCCGGTGAGCGCTTCGCTGGCCGCTGTCATGACGAATACGCCGAGTTCTCTTCGACATACGCGTGCGAAAGGTCGGTGGTCCGGATGGTCACCGCGTGCTCGCCCAGACCCAGATCGATGTCGAGGGCGATGTCGACTTCGCTCAGGTCCACGTCCCGCGCGCCCGGGGCGCCGACGCCGTCGATGCAGACCGGGGCGCCGTTGAACGACACCGAGATCTTGTCGGGGTCGAGTTCGATCGGCGCGATGCCGATCGCGGCGAGGACCCGGCCCCAGTTGGGGTCGGAACCGAACAGCGCAGTCTTGACGAGGCTGTCACGCGCCACCGTCCGGGCCCCGATCAGCGCGTCGTGCTCGCTGACCGCGCCGCTGACGGTGACTCGCACCCGCTTGGTGACGCCCTCTGCGTCCGCCATCATCTGATCGGCCAGGTCGTCGCAGACGGCCGTCACGGCCGCGTTCAATTCTTCCTGGGTGGGGGTCACGTTGCTCGCACCGGACGCGAGCAGCAACACGGTGTCGTTGGTCGAGGTGGCGCCGTCGACGTCGAGCCGGTCGAACGTCACCCGGGTGGCCGCCCGCAGGGCCGCGTCGAGTTGCGACGCCGTCGCGACGGCGTCGGTGGTCACGACGCACAGCATCGTCGCCAGCGCCGGCGCCAGCATGCCGGCGCCCTTCGCCATCCCGCCCACGTTCCACTTGCCCGCGTGGTGCAGGGCCGCCTGCTTCGGCACCGTGTCGGTGGTCATGATCGCGTACGCCGCGTCGGTGCCACCCGAGATTCCGCCTGCGAGTTCGTGGACGGCCTCCGTGACGCCGGTCAGAACCTTGTCCATCGGCAGGCGGTCGCCGATCAGACCGGTGGAACACACCGCGACCTCGACGGCACCGGTCTCGGTGCCCCAGTTGCTCAGCGCCGACGCCACTTCCTCGGCCGTCTTGTGCGCGTCCTGGAATCCTCCCGCCCCTGTGCACGCGTTGGCACCACCCGAGTTGAGCACGACGGCGCGCAGTCTGCCCGTGGTCAGCACCTGCTGCGACCACAGCACCGGGGCTGCCTTCACCTTGTTCGCGGTGAAGACACCCGCCGCCGCGAGTTCCGGGCCCTCGTTGACGACGAGGGCCAGGTCGGCGTTGCCGCTCGCCTTGATTCCCGCCTTGATCCCGGACGCGCGGAAGCCCGCGGGCCCCGACACTCCCTGGCTGCGGACGAGGGTGCCGCCGGCGACTTCCCGGGCCGGGTGCGGATCGATCGTGCTGTCACTGCTCACGGGGCAACTCCCACTGTCGAGAGACCGGCGGTCTCGGGTAGTCCAAGCGCAAGATTCATCGATTGCACCGCTCCCCCGGCGGTGCCCTTCGCGAGGTTGTCGATCACCGCGACCACGACGATCTGGCCGGCGTCGGCGTCGACCGCCACGGCGATCTGGACGGCGTTCGATCCGACGACCGCCCCGGTCTGCGGCAGCACGCCCCGGGGCAGCACGTGCACGAACGGCTCGTCCGCGTAAGCCTTTTCGTAGATCGCGCGCACCTCGTCCTCGGTTGCCGTGGTGACCGCGGTGCAGGTGGCGAGGATGCCACGCGGCATCGGCGCGAGCACGGGCGTGAACGATACGGTGACGCGCTCGCCGGCGAGTTCGGAGAGGTTCTGGATGATCTCCGGCGTGTGGCGGTGCACGCCGCCGACGCCGTACGCGCGGACCGAACCCATCACCTCGGAGCCGAGCAGGTCGGCCTTGGGAGCGCGTCCCGCGCCGGAAGCGCCGGTGACCGCGACGATCGTCACCCGCGGTTCGACGACGCCCGCCGCGACCGCGGGGGCCATCGCCAGGCTCGACACCGTCGGGAAGCATCCCGGGACCGCGATGCGGGTGGCACCCGCCAATTTCTCGCGGGCGCCGGGGAGTTCCGGGAGACCGTACGGCCAGCTACCCGCGTGCGGACTCTTGTAGTACCGCTCCCAGTCCTCGGCGTTCGTCAGCCGGAAGTCGGCGCCGCAGTCGATGATGACCGTGGACTCGGGCAGGTCCTTCGCGTACTGCGCCGAATTGCCGTGCGGCAGACCGAGGAACACCACATCGTGACCGGAGAGTGTGTCGACGGTGGTGTCTTCCAGCACTCGGTCGGCGAGGGGAAGCAGGTGCGGATGGTGCGAGCCCAGAGTCGAACCGGCGTTGCCGCCGGCGGTGAGCGCGCCGATGACGAGCGAACCGTCCGCATACGACGGGTGCCCCAGCAGCAGACGCAGCACTTCGCCACCGGCGTATCCGCTCGCGCCGGCGACGGCAATCCTGATCGGTTTTCCCGCGTGCTCAGTCATACGATTGATTATGCATCATCATGCAAGCTAATACACACCGTGGTCTTCCGGCGGGACGGAAACCGCGGTCACTGCTTGCCGAGCGACCGCCGGATCTCGTCGAGCTTGGCCTTACCCGCCTTCTCCCGCTTCTCCCACGCCTCCTCGAGCGACTGCCCCGACGGGCTGTCGTGCGCGAGTTCCGAGGAGCCCGTCGCCGTCCCGAACCGTCCTTCGATCCGCTCACGCACGCGGTCGAACGTCGGGACACCCCCCGGGGTGTAGTCCGGCGCCGGCGCACCCGGTACGACGTGCGGCACGACCTCCGCGGTCACCGGATCCTCCGTCGGAATCGCCGCACCCACGTCCACGGCCGCGAGCAGCGCACCGAGACCCGGACGTCCGGCGGCCACCGCGCGTACCACCTGGAGGAACTCGGCGTCGGTCAACTGGCTCGCCGCCGCCACGACGTCGCGCACCTCGGTCATCACCGCTCCTCACCGTCCCGGGCCCTCCACCCAGGCTACGGGTCAGCTGCGCAGTTCGGCACCCACCGCTGCGGACGCCGCGGCGACCGCAGCGTCGCGGGCGGCGCTCGCCTCGTCCTCGGTCAGAGTGCGGTCGGCACCCCGGAATCGCAGCGCGAACGCCAGCGACTTCCGGCCCTCCCCGACCTGCTCGCCCTCGAACACGTCGAACAACCGGATGTCCTCGAGGAGTTCCCCGCCACCCGAGCGCAGGGCGGCCTGGACCTCGGCGGCGGGAACCGCGGTGTCGACGACGACCGCCACGTCCTGGAGGACCGCCGGGAAGGGCGACACCTTCGGCGCGGGCAGATTCTCCACCAGCGGCAGAGCACTCAAATCGATCTCCACGGCACTCGTCCGCGGGGGAAGTCCGGCGCGCTCGAGCACTGCGGGGTGCAACTCGCCCGCGTGCCCGACCACGACGCCGTCCACGAGAAGCTCCGCGCCCCGGCCCGGATGCCACGGCAGGTACTGAGCCGCGCGGAACTCGAACTCGACACCGGCCGCGGCGGCAACCGTCCGGGCCGCGGCGAACGCGTCGGTGGCGTCGGCAGCACGTCCCGCGCCCCACGGACCACTCGGCTCACGCTGTCCGGTGAGCACCACCGCCACGTGCACGGGCTGGTCCGGAAGCGACTGCAGCAGCGCCGTGATCTGCTCGTCGGTCGGACGCCGGTCCACCGGCAGCGCGGCGACCGGCTTCGTGTCCGCACCGGGCAGCACGACCTGCGCGATACCGAAGAGCGACAGGTCGCGCTGGCCGCGGGAGACGTTGCGGGCGAGGACCTCGAGCAGTCCCGGCAGCAGCGTGGTCGCCAGTTCGGGCCGATCCGATTCGAGCGGATTGAGTACCCGGCCGGTGTTCCGGCGCGGATCCTCCGGATCCAGCCCCCACGTGTCGAAGACGGCGGTGGGCAGGAAGACGGGGGGAAGGATCTCGACGTACCCCGAGAACGCCAGGGCGCGGCCGACGGCCCGCTTGCGGCGCTGCGTCGGCGTCAACCCCCGACCCGCGGGGGCCGCGGGCAGCACCGACGGGATCTTCTCGAGGCCCTCGAGACGGAGCACTTCCTCCACCAGGTCGGCCGGCTGCACCAGGTCGGGCCGCCACGACGGCGGGGCCGCGACGAGCTGACCGTGACCGCTGTCGCTGACCCCGACCTCGACGCTGCAGCCGATCTGCGTCAGGCGGCGCGCCGAGGTGCCGGTGGGGTAGTCGACGCCCGCCACCCGGTCGGGGAGGTCGATGTCCATGTGGATGGGCCGGTGCGGGGTGACCTCACCGATGTCGGTGAGCGCCGACTCGACCCGCCCGCCGGCGATGTCGACGAGCAGCGCGGCAGCCCGGTCCAGGGCCGCGACGGGGATCTCGGGATCGACGACGCGCTCGAAACGCTTGCCCGCCTCGCTCGACAACTTGTGCCTGCGCGCGGTCTTGAACACCGCGAGCGGATCCCACGTGGCCGCCTCGAGCAGGATGTCGGTGGTTCCGGGTCCGACCTCGGTGGACGCGCCGCCCATGATGCCTGCCAGCGACAGGACTCCCGAATCGTCGGCGATCACGACGTCCTCGGGGTCCAGGACGCGCTCGGTCTCGTCGAGAGTCGTCAGCTTCTCCCCCGCCACCGCGCGGCGCACGACGAGTTCGCCTCTGATCTTGGCGGCGTCGAACGCGTGCAGCGGCTGGCCGAGTTCGAGCAGAACGTAGTTGGTGACGTCGACGGCCGGCGAGATCGGGCGGACACCGGACAGCAGCAACCGCCGCTGCAGCCACCACGGACTGACCGCATTCGGATCGATACCGGTCACCCGGCGCGCGGCGAAACGCGTCGCCTTCGACTCGGGTTCGACGCGAATCGGCCACGCCTCCCCGTCCGCCGGAGACGGCGCCACCGCTGCGGGGTCGGCGAAGTCCAGGTCGAACCCGCAGGCCAGTTCGCGGGTGAGCCCGCGGACGGAGAAGCAGTAGCCGCGGTCCGGGGTGATGTTGAGTTCGATGACCGTGTCGTGCAGACCCATCAACTCGTTGGCGTCCGCGCCCGGAAGCGCGGTGCCCGGCTCGAGGACGAGGATGCCCGAATGGTCCTTGCCGATGCCCAGTTCGGCCACCGAGCAGATCATCCCGTCGGACACCTGCCCGTAGGTCTTGCGGGACGCGATGGCGAAACCACCGGGGAGGACCGCGCCCGGCAGCGCGACCACCACGAGGTCGCCCTCGGCGAAGTTCCGGGCGCCGCACACGATGCCCTGCGGCTCGGCCGCCCCCACATCCACCTTGCAGAAGCGGATCGGCTTCTTGAACTCGGTGAGCTCGGTGATCTCGAGAACCTTGCCGACCACGAGGGGGCCGTCAACGGGCTCGAGCCGGTCGACTTCCTCGACCTCGAGCCCGACCCGGACGAAACCTGCGTCGAGTTCCTCGGCGGTGACGTCCCAGTCCGGGGTGGCACGCTGCAGGATCTCGGTCAGCCAGGATTGCGCTACTCGCACGTCTGCTCAGCTCTCTCGTTCGTGAAAATGTCGTGACTGTGGTGGACGGGTTCCGGGTGACGCAGGGTCAGCCCTGGACACCGAAGGGCAGCGTGAAACGCACGTCGCCCTCGACGATGTCGCGCATGTCCGGGATCCCGTTCCGGAACTGGAGTGTGCGCTCGAGCCCCATCCCGAACGCGAACCCGGTGTACACGTCGGGGTCGATTCCGGAGGCGCGCAGCACATTCGGATTGACCATTCCGCAGCCGCCCCACTCGACCCAGCCCGCGCCGCCCTTCTTGTTCGGGAACCACACGTCCACCTCGGCGGACGGTTCCGTGAACGGGAAGTAGTTCGGACGCATGCGGGTGCGGGTCTCGGGACCGAACAGCGCGCGCGCGAACGCGTCGAGCGTGCCACGCAGGTGTGCCATGGTGAGGCCCTTGTCGACCGCGAGCCCCTCCACCTGGGAGAAGACGGGGGTGTGTGTCGCGTCGAGTTCGTCGGTGCGGAACGTCCGTCCGGGGCACACCACGTAGATCGGCACCTCGCGCGAGAGCATCGTGCGCACCTGCACCGGCGACGTGTGCGTGCGGAGCACCTGCCGCGAGCCCTCGGGCGCGATGTGGAACGTGTCCTGCATCGTCCGGGCGGGGTGATCGGGCAGGAAGTTCAGGGCATCGAAGTTGAAGTGCTCGGTCTCCACCTCCGGACCCTCGGCGACCTCCCAGCCCATGGCCACGAACACGTCCTCGACCTGCTCGGAAATGATGCTGATCGGGTGGCGGGCGCCCACCGGCTGACGCTGCGACGGCAGCGTCACGTCGATGGCCTCGGCCACGAGAACGGCGGCGTCACGCTCGGCGAGCAGCACGGCGCGGCGCTCGTCGAAAGCCGCGCTGATCCGGGTGCGGGCGACGTTCACACGCTTGCCCGCGTCGGCCTTCTCCTTGCCCGGTAGGGCTCCCAGTCCGCGGCGGGCGAGGGCGATCGGCGACTTGTCACCCATGTGCTCGACCTTGGCCTTCGCCAGATCGTCGAGATCCGCCACCGACGCGAACGCCTTCTCGGCGCTCTCCGCCGCCGCAGTCAGAGCGTCCTCGGTGAGCGCACTCGCATCGACCGCGCCGCCTTCGACCCCCGCGGAGGCAGCGCCCTCTTTTTTAGCCACGACCGGTGCCACTCCTTAAGTTCTTTCAGTCAACACTCTCGACGAAACCGAAACAGCTCGCCGTCAAATCCTATGCGATCCGATTTTCGCCGTTTCAGCTGTCGGTCCGCTTGCGGTTCTGGACCCGCGCGCTCGAATACAGGCAGATCGACGCCGCCGTCGCCAGGTTGAGACTCTCGGCTCGACCGTGGATGGGTATCCGCACCCGGTGGTCCGCTCGCGCCGCGGTGGCCGCGTCGAGGCCATGGGCTTCGTTCCCGAACAACCACGCCGTCGGGCGGGCCAGGAGTTCGTCGGCGTCGTCCAGATCGACTTCGCCGTCCGCCGCCGTGGCGAGCAACTGGATGCCCGCCGCGCTGATGGTGTCGAGGACGGCGG from Rhodococcus opacus B4 encodes:
- the argC gene encoding N-acetyl-gamma-glutamyl-phosphate reductase — translated: MTEHAGKPIRIAVAGASGYAGGEVLRLLLGHPSYADGSLVIGALTAGGNAGSTLGSHHPHLLPLADRVLEDTTVDTLSGHDVVFLGLPHGNSAQYAKDLPESTVIIDCGADFRLTNAEDWERYYKSPHAGSWPYGLPELPGAREKLAGATRIAVPGCFPTVSSLAMAPAVAAGVVEPRVTIVAVTGASGAGRAPKADLLGSEVMGSVRAYGVGGVHRHTPEIIQNLSELAGERVTVSFTPVLAPMPRGILATCTAVTTATEDEVRAIYEKAYADEPFVHVLPRGVLPQTGAVVGSNAVQIAVAVDADAGQIVVVAVIDNLAKGTAGGAVQSMNLALGLPETAGLSTVGVAP
- the pheT gene encoding phenylalanine--tRNA ligase subunit beta: MRVAQSWLTEILQRATPDWDVTAEELDAGFVRVGLEVEEVDRLEPVDGPLVVGKVLEITELTEFKKPIRFCKVDVGAAEPQGIVCGARNFAEGDLVVVALPGAVLPGGFAIASRKTYGQVSDGMICSVAELGIGKDHSGILVLEPGTALPGADANELMGLHDTVIELNITPDRGYCFSVRGLTRELACGFDLDFADPAAVAPSPADGEAWPIRVEPESKATRFAARRVTGIDPNAVSPWWLQRRLLLSGVRPISPAVDVTNYVLLELGQPLHAFDAAKIRGELVVRRAVAGEKLTTLDETERVLDPEDVVIADDSGVLSLAGIMGGASTEVGPGTTDILLEAATWDPLAVFKTARRHKLSSEAGKRFERVVDPEIPVAALDRAAALLVDIAGGRVESALTDIGEVTPHRPIHMDIDLPDRVAGVDYPTGTSARRLTQIGCSVEVGVSDSGHGQLVAAPPSWRPDLVQPADLVEEVLRLEGLEKIPSVLPAAPAGRGLTPTQRRKRAVGRALAFSGYVEILPPVFLPTAVFDTWGLDPEDPRRNTGRVLNPLESDRPELATTLLPGLLEVLARNVSRGQRDLSLFGIAQVVLPGADTKPVAALPVDRRPTDEQITALLQSLPDQPVHVAVVLTGQREPSGPWGAGRAADATDAFAAARTVAAAAGVEFEFRAAQYLPWHPGRGAELLVDGVVVGHAGELHPAVLERAGLPPRTSAVEIDLSALPLVENLPAPKVSPFPAVLQDVAVVVDTAVPAAEVQAALRSGGGELLEDIRLFDVFEGEQVGEGRKSLAFALRFRGADRTLTEDEASAARDAAVAAASAAVGAELRS
- the pheS gene encoding phenylalanine--tRNA ligase subunit alpha: MAKKEGAASAGVEGGAVDASALTEDALTAAAESAEKAFASVADLDDLAKAKVEHMGDKSPIALARRGLGALPGKEKADAGKRVNVARTRISAAFDERRAVLLAERDAAVLVAEAIDVTLPSQRQPVGARHPISIISEQVEDVFVAMGWEVAEGPEVETEHFNFDALNFLPDHPARTMQDTFHIAPEGSRQVLRTHTSPVQVRTMLSREVPIYVVCPGRTFRTDELDATHTPVFSQVEGLAVDKGLTMAHLRGTLDAFARALFGPETRTRMRPNYFPFTEPSAEVDVWFPNKKGGAGWVEWGGCGMVNPNVLRASGIDPDVYTGFAFGMGLERTLQFRNGIPDMRDIVEGDVRFTLPFGVQG